The Bradysia coprophila strain Holo2 unplaced genomic scaffold, BU_Bcop_v1 contig_732, whole genome shotgun sequence genome has a window encoding:
- the LOC119084402 gene encoding odorant receptor 22a-like: MFTIKIDKTFLQIIKLFYQVGIWQSSKESRFRETGRKLFYAFFGALFPIFLATNAFLCTDRNESIFSANGAIIVSVLYVKLLYLLFKKQEILGFFNDQSVVHSIENREIYEKTSKTIRKFMSFVRPYCLAFFITAFLLVLIELPIFSARKGLPAFISLSWNDSEIIYWLAYFYVTFSIFMCISINLFTPFIWYIMLNYSIEYELLGHKCRRLGAGKKTVETRVKKQKDFGLTQRSMFAESLIVLIKAHRSLAGTIERFRSCFSTLFMGQITTSGIGICVSVYNLAFASKESIVQREMNLVLLLYGIFDILFVMYLANDITLASDRLSYCLFESNWTEQTESCKKYVLIMGEVLKQPQRLMILIYPMNLETFMTIINGAYSMFNILKNFQ; the protein is encoded by the exons atgtttacgattaaaattgacaaaacgtTTCtgcaaattataaaattattttaccaaGTGGGAATATGGCAAAGTAGCAAAGAATCTCGTTTCCGTGAAACTGGGCGGAAATTGTTCTACGCTTTTTTCGGTGCtttgtttccaatttttcttgcaaCTAATGCTTTTTTATGTACCGATAGAAACGAATCTATTTTTTCAGCAAACGGTGCAATTATAGTGTCTGTATTGTACGTGAAATTGTTGTACCTTCTGTTCAAGAAGCAAGAAATTCTCGGATTTTTTAATGACCAGAGCGTCGttcattcaattgaaaatcgtgaaaTATATGAGAAAACAAGCAAAACGATAAGGAAATTTATGAGTTTCGTTCGTCCATATTGTTTGGCCTTCTTTATAACTGCTTTTTTGCTCGTTCTAATCGAATTGCCAATATTCTCCGCCCGTAAAGGTTTGCCTGCTTTTATTAGTTTATCGTGGAACGACTCAGAAATTATCTATTGGTTGGCGTACTTTTAtgtaacattttcaattttcatgtgCATCTCAATCAACCTTTTTACGCCATTTATTTGGTACATAATGCTGAATTATTCCATCGAGTATGAATTGTTGGGACATAAATGCCGCAGATTAGGAGCGGGAAAGAAAACTGTCGAGACAAGAGTAAAGAAACAGAAAGATTTCGGGTTGACACAACGAAGTATGTTCGCTGAAAGTTTGATTGTTTTGATAAAAGCTCATCGCAGTTTGGCCGG AACAATAGAACGATTCAGATCCTGCTTTTCCACATTATTTATGGGTCAAATCACAACCAGTGGCATTGGTATTTGCGTCTCAGTTTACAATTTAGCCTTT GCTTCGAAGGAGAGCATCGTTCAAAGAGAAATGAATCTCGTTTTACTGCTCTATGGAATTTTCGATATTCTGTTTGTGATGTACTTGGCAAACGACATTACCCTAGCGAGTGACAGATTATCTTACTGCTTATTTGAGTCAAATTGGACTGAGCAGACAGAATCatgtaaaaaatatgttctcaTCATGGGCGAAGTGTTGAAGCAGCCGCAACGACTTATGATCTTGATATACCCAATGAACTTAGAGACGTTTATGACG ATAATTAATGGTGCGTACAGcatgttcaacattttgaaaaattttcagtaa